One Camelina sativa cultivar DH55 chromosome 3, Cs, whole genome shotgun sequence genomic window carries:
- the LOC104778287 gene encoding mitogen-activated protein kinase 18, whose product MQQNQVKKGTKEMEFFTEYGDANRYRILEVIGKGSYGVVCAAIDTHTGEKVAIKKINDIFEHISDALRILREVKLLRLLRHPDIVEIKSIMLPPSKREFKDIYVVFELMESDLHQVIKANDDLTREHHQFFLYQMLRALKFMHTANVYHRDLKPKNILANANCKLKVCDFGLARASFNDTPTTVFWTDYVATRWYRAPELCGSFFSKYTPAIDVWSIGCIFAELLTGKPLFPGKSVVHQLELITDLLGTPKSETISGVRNDKARKYLTEMRKKNPVTFSQKFSKADPSALRLLQRLLAFDPKDRPTAEEALADPYFKGLSKVEREPSSQPISKMEFEFERRRLTKDDIRELIYREILEYHPQLLKDYMSGSEGSNFVYPSAIGHLRQQFTYLEENSSRNGPVIPLDRKHASLPRSTVHSSVVHSTIQPNLSATESRRVSFDPSRNEVTSAGHPSTSTYPTKSIGPPPRVPPSGRPGRVAESSVPSYESGRNLKEAYFRSGVSSPHCYFRPNTMTNPVNRNVEASSFQPKPQNYVPQFSPTVPPAATTNQTDVEMMNQPNPCIQPPLAKIDQLSNNNTQMAIDAKLLQAQSQFGPAGAAAVAVAAHRNIGTISYGAAS is encoded by the exons ATGCAACAAAATCAAGTGAAGAAG GGGACGAAAGAGATGGAGTTTTTCACAGAGTATGGTGATGCTAACAGGTATCGGAttcttgaagttattggtaAAGGAAGCTATGGTGTCGTGTGTGCAGCGATTGATACACATACTGGAGAGAAGGTCGCTATTAAGAAGATTAATGATATCTTTGAACATATCTCTGATGCGCTTCGGATTCTCCGCGAGGTGAAGCTTCTTAGGCTTCTACGGCATCCTGACATAGTGGAGATCAAAAGCATTATGCTGCCTCCTTCTAAGAGGGAGTTTAAAGACATTTATGTTGTGTTTGAGCTCATGGAATCAGATCTTCATCAAGTTATTAAAGCTAATGATGATTTGACTCGTGAACACCACCAGTTTTTCCTTTATCAGATGCTTCGTGCTTTGAAGTTTATGCATACAG CTAATGTTTATCATCGTGACCTTAAGCCAAAGAATATACTGGCAAATGCAAACTGCAAGTTGAAAGTTTGTGACTTTGGATTGGCTAGAGCATCGTTCAATGATACGCCTACAACAGTCTTTTGGACG GACTATGTTGCCACAAGATGGTATAGAGCACCTGAGCTCTGTGGATCATTCTTTTCAAAG TATACTCCAGCTATCGACGTTTGGAGCATTGGATGCATTTTTGCAGAGTTACTAACAGGGAAGCCATTGTTTCCGGGGAAAAGTGTTGTTCATCAGTTGGAGTTGATTACTGATCTTCTTGGCACACCAAAATCAGAAACAATTTCTGGA GTTCGAAATGATAAAGCTAGAAAATACTTGACCGAAATGAGGAAGAAAAATCCTGTCACCTTCTCGCAAAAATTCTCCAAAGCAGATCCTTCAGCACTCCGTCTTTTGCAGAGGCTGTTGGCTTTCGATCCAAAGGACCGACCCACTGCAGAAGAG GCATTGGCTGATCCTTACTTTAAGGGTCTTTCTAAGGTTGAAAGAGAACCTTCAAGTCAGCCAATATCGAAGATGGAGTTTGAATTTGAGAGACGAAGACTGACGAAGGACGACATTAGAGAATTAATATACAGAGAAATACTGGAATACCATCCTCAGTTGCTCAAAGACTATATGAGCGGCTCAGAGGGATCTAATTTTGTATATCCAag TGCCATTGGACACCTTAGGCAGCAGTTCACTTACTTAGAGGAAAATAGTAGCAGAAATGGGCCGGTCATACCTCTCGATAGGAAACACGCATCACTTCCTCG GTCTACGGTTCACTCAAGTGTAGTCCATTCTACCATTCAACCCAACTTGAGCGCAACAGAGAGTAGACGTGTTTCTTTTGACCCTTCAAGAAATGAAGTTACTTCTGCAGGGCATCCATCAACTTCCACATATCCTACTAAATCTATTGGGCCTCCACCAAGAGTACCGCCATCGG GTAGACCAGGTCGTGTTGCAGAATCGTCTGTACCTTCTTATGAGAGTGGTAGGAACCTCAAAGAAGCTTATTTCAGAAGCGGGGTATCATCTCCACACTGCTACTTCCGGCCAAACACCATGACAAACCCAGTGAACCGCAACgtagaagcttcttcttttcagccaaaaccacaaaattatGTTCCTCAGTTCAGTCCCACTGTACCGCCAGCTGCTACAACTAACCAAACAGACGTTGAGATGATGAATCAGCCAAACCCTTGTATCCAACCACCGCTCGCCAAGATAGATCAGTTAAGCAACAACAACACGCAGATGGCCATTGATGCTAAGCTGTTGCAAGCACAATCGCAGTTTGGTCCAGCTGGAGCAGCAGCGGTTGCAGTAGCAGCACACCGGAACATAGGCACAATTAGTTACGGAGCAGCATCATAG